The following proteins come from a genomic window of Companilactobacillus pabuli:
- a CDS encoding CAP domain-containing protein, which translates to MFSKTKKTAILLAASALLATSLGGNLAYADTTATTNPTVSNTTENSDNSSVATATNDNDQENVVQNNSTTKDNQTASTNNSDTTSTASTATTQAAYQKIDTAAVRVAMLSELNRLRAQNNLQPLTSVNTLNSYAQSRTDSFLGSGGVDNHAGWNSANMYPYNLTAEENIAQMPYSMLGTTDPTVIAQKITNEFYSEMYDPEPNYGHRKNMLNPYVNFVGIGVSIADNGMIYFSQEMGNNQETYSKYDASDVYAYYLTNDNDYANVSQYDIADAKKTDADYQNRDNYKTADLRGGVTTKNQVTHLYDRYGNQRTDLALAPNSEWISDMIAIIDGNFYYHVSTNGFVAADDALPWATFLAGSTVRTTANAKVYDNAGNYTGNTVNNGTEWIVDRRAVNPLTNVKMYRIGTNAWIQQNQLQQL; encoded by the coding sequence ATGTTTTCGAAAACAAAGAAAACGGCTATTCTACTAGCCGCCAGCGCACTTCTTGCAACAAGTTTAGGAGGGAATCTTGCTTATGCAGATACCACCGCTACGACAAATCCCACAGTATCAAATACCACCGAGAATAGCGATAATTCCAGTGTAGCCACTGCCACAAACGACAATGACCAAGAGAATGTTGTCCAAAATAACAGTACAACTAAAGATAATCAAACTGCCTCAACGAATAATTCTGACACTACAAGTACTGCTAGCACAGCTACTACTCAAGCAGCATACCAAAAAATCGATACAGCTGCTGTTCGAGTAGCTATGCTTTCAGAATTGAATCGTTTACGTGCCCAAAACAATCTACAACCATTAACTTCAGTAAATACTTTGAACAGTTATGCTCAAAGTAGAACTGATAGTTTCCTCGGTTCTGGTGGTGTTGATAATCATGCAGGTTGGAATTCAGCTAATATGTATCCATACAATTTAACAGCCGAAGAGAATATTGCTCAAATGCCATATTCAATGCTTGGTACAACTGATCCAACTGTTATCGCTCAAAAAATTACTAATGAGTTCTACAGTGAAATGTATGATCCTGAACCAAATTATGGTCACAGAAAGAATATGTTAAATCCTTATGTGAACTTTGTTGGTATTGGCGTAAGTATTGCTGACAACGGAATGATTTATTTCTCACAAGAAATGGGAAATAATCAAGAAACTTACAGCAAATATGATGCCAGTGACGTCTATGCTTATTATCTAACTAACGATAATGATTATGCTAACGTTTCTCAATATGACATTGCAGACGCTAAGAAGACTGATGCTGATTATCAAAACAGAGACAATTACAAGACTGCTGACCTTCGTGGTGGTGTAACAACTAAGAATCAAGTGACACATTTATATGATCGTTATGGAAATCAAAGAACTGATTTGGCTCTTGCTCCAAATAGTGAGTGGATTTCTGATATGATCGCTATCATTGACGGAAACTTCTATTATCATGTATCTACTAATGGTTTTGTAGCAGCTGATGACGCTTTGCCATGGGCTACATTCTTAGCTGGTTCAACTGTTAGAACAACTGCTAATGCCAAAGTTTATGACAATGCTGGTAACTATACTGGTAACACCGTAAACAATGGTACTGAGTGGATCGTCGATCGTCGTGCCGTTAATCCATTGACTAACGTTAAAATGTACCGTATCGGTACTAACGCTTGGATTCAACAAAATCAATTACAACAATTATAA
- a CDS encoding ATP-grasp domain-containing protein — protein MELDDVHTILIIGPTSSDKNVDLSTALYDTVDILHQLGYKLSIIVEDPTSLLSSGVFYDKAVVEKVTGDNVLKYVQKYHPDSILPIVGDRNALGIVSSLNGKIGETKILGPSFAASLATFKRELFIKKLTHANLPVIKFVSSDDEKEIYSFIRSIGFPIIARRRYSNRHSSGWTNINNLFELDNFMAMEDISDTKIEIERSIRGFSEYSFTILRDRYDNSSLVGTIEDIEPIGIHHLDSNLISPAISLNDSKLQRLRNFSIKLARTFNIVGVCTVHFAYNHATNESYITEFIPRLSEETKFLEYATSYPVATAVAQLCLGYHLDKLQLDAGNYFNGATEPFVDHITSRFPQWSTNDQRYLGPSKTSNSSIVVNGFSLEEVLNKGALNDKLNNNFNRYNELRKLDDDELFEKIIHPTNWMLDVLSEALRRKFEKPVLSEITGINMPYLTALQNIIDNSLIIREGEIDGKNVEHMVNMGVKGVGHSKLLLDSSDIVTKTVVKNKQAVSVANNDFINHNYFVTSGISNELQLSDRMKIIVRTPIITSKTDIMIRQFVLFQLAKSIDQNGLEPIIIGREPWNAPLSMRRKVVEIDDPHMEMKNLGLISNDSVLNIIDLSKNLIETDDKRVFQFSAQELKNWKLTGNTSIRVMVVSDGKNYLAPSVIYQAKRDGHLYEISSVNSFMTIEDRASISRLIKHELEDDHKVDIYNFEFVKSTDHWLMTKKYRGMTNDIIRHELASSVHVIDTLVKLLLGNKIDNDLTLEKIFDNFDDKYLLTIDSKRYQLLDEEETKAELSKLRKNEK, from the coding sequence ATGGAATTAGACGATGTACACACAATCTTAATTATCGGACCTACTAGCAGCGATAAAAATGTAGATTTATCGACCGCTTTATATGATACCGTTGACATCTTGCATCAACTCGGTTACAAACTTTCTATTATTGTTGAAGATCCAACATCATTGTTATCATCCGGCGTTTTTTACGATAAGGCTGTAGTAGAAAAAGTTACTGGTGATAATGTTTTAAAGTATGTTCAAAAATATCATCCTGATTCAATTTTGCCAATTGTCGGAGATAGAAATGCTTTAGGGATTGTATCTAGTTTGAACGGCAAGATTGGTGAAACAAAAATTTTAGGTCCTAGTTTTGCGGCTTCTTTAGCTACATTTAAACGAGAATTATTTATTAAAAAATTAACGCATGCAAATTTACCAGTCATTAAATTTGTATCTTCTGATGATGAAAAAGAGATTTACAGTTTTATTCGTTCAATCGGCTTTCCAATCATTGCTAGAAGACGTTATTCTAATCGCCATTCGAGTGGTTGGACTAATATCAACAATTTGTTTGAATTAGACAACTTCATGGCAATGGAAGATATTTCAGATACCAAAATTGAAATTGAACGTAGCATTCGTGGATTTAGCGAATATTCTTTTACAATTTTACGCGATCGTTATGACAATTCTTCACTAGTTGGAACAATTGAAGATATTGAACCAATTGGTATTCATCACTTGGATTCTAATTTGATTTCACCTGCAATTTCTCTCAATGACTCCAAGTTGCAACGTTTGAGAAACTTTTCAATCAAATTAGCGAGAACTTTTAACATCGTTGGTGTTTGTACGGTTCACTTTGCCTATAACCATGCAACAAATGAATCTTATATTACAGAATTTATTCCTCGTTTGAGTGAGGAAACTAAATTCTTGGAATATGCGACAAGTTACCCAGTAGCTACAGCAGTGGCTCAATTGTGTTTAGGATATCATCTTGACAAATTACAATTAGATGCCGGAAATTACTTTAACGGAGCTACTGAGCCCTTTGTTGACCATATAACATCACGCTTTCCACAATGGTCGACTAATGACCAACGATATTTGGGCCCTAGCAAAACTTCTAATTCAAGTATTGTCGTTAACGGTTTTAGCTTAGAAGAAGTTTTGAATAAAGGTGCATTGAATGATAAATTAAATAACAATTTCAATCGTTACAATGAATTACGAAAATTGGACGATGATGAATTGTTTGAAAAAATAATTCATCCCACTAATTGGATGCTAGATGTTTTGTCGGAAGCTTTGAGAAGGAAATTTGAAAAGCCTGTCTTATCAGAAATTACTGGTATCAACATGCCTTATTTGACTGCTTTACAAAATATCATCGATAATAGTTTGATTATTCGTGAAGGTGAAATCGATGGTAAGAATGTCGAGCACATGGTCAATATGGGTGTTAAAGGCGTTGGTCATTCGAAATTATTGCTAGATAGTTCAGATATCGTTACAAAAACAGTTGTTAAAAATAAGCAGGCTGTTTCCGTAGCTAATAATGATTTTATCAATCACAATTACTTTGTAACGAGTGGTATCAGCAATGAATTGCAATTGAGCGATCGAATGAAGATAATTGTTAGAACACCTATTATTACTTCAAAAACTGATATTATGATTCGTCAATTTGTTTTGTTCCAATTGGCAAAGTCAATCGACCAAAATGGACTAGAACCAATTATTATTGGTCGTGAACCTTGGAATGCGCCATTATCAATGCGCCGCAAAGTAGTGGAGATCGATGATCCACACATGGAAATGAAGAATCTTGGTTTGATTTCAAATGACAGCGTGTTAAATATCATTGATCTTTCTAAAAACTTAATTGAGACAGATGATAAGCGAGTCTTTCAATTTAGTGCTCAAGAGTTAAAGAATTGGAAATTAACTGGAAATACATCAATTCGAGTAATGGTAGTCAGTGACGGTAAAAACTATTTAGCTCCATCAGTGATTTATCAAGCAAAGCGCGACGGTCATTTGTATGAAATAAGTTCTGTCAACAGTTTCATGACAATTGAGGATAGAGCTAGTATTTCACGACTTATCAAGCATGAATTAGAAGATGATCACAAGGTTGATATTTATAACTTTGAGTTCGTAAAAAGCACTGACCATTGGTTGATGACCAAAAAATATCGTGGTATGACTAATGATATTATTCGCCATGAATTAGCTAGTTCTGTTCATGTAATTGATACTTTGGTTAAATTATTGCTAGGAAATAAAATCGATAATGATTTGACCTTAGAAAAAATCTTTGATAATTTCGACGACAAATATTTGTTGACAATCGATTCAAAACGTTATCAATTATTAGATGAGGAAGAAACAAAAGCTGAATTATCTAAATTAAGAAAAAATGAAAAATAA
- a CDS encoding Rqc2 family fibronectin-binding protein, translating into MSFDGMFTHAMVNELNQNLRGGRISKIQQPFANELILTVRSNRKNRQLLLSAHPSYARVQITDQPFANPAKPSTFVMSLRKYITSAIVQDFHQLNNDRVVMIDLSAKNELGDIHDYTLITEIMARHSNIFLISKETGKIVDLIKRVSPENNSYRGLLPGDDYKLPPAQNKVNPFTTSETGTGLSASDLRAKFEGIGLDTSKELADFVEAGHNLAEFTDLYQNQIHPNTAKSNDKNKLGFFPISFTNTTTEVTAYPSLSELLDNFYLDKARLDRIEQQTKSITHRLDIILKKDKSKIKKLNQQLKKTDVMSKYNLYGELLTTYMSKIKHGSSSITLTNYYNNEDVTIKLNPEYSPSMNAQSYYKKYRKLQNSIPHINEQLEITTNEVNYLESVLASLEYVDIEDVDGIVEELISSGYIKKKRKNARKKRKKKIGENFQTTNGIEITVGKNNLENDQLTMKLSQKNHYWFHVKNIPGSHVILKTSTPDEDSITQAAVIAAYYSKARDSSKVPVDYVQIKHIRKPNGAKPGYVIFEGQKTILVDPDRKLVESLKEN; encoded by the coding sequence ATGTCTTTTGACGGAATGTTTACCCATGCAATGGTAAACGAATTAAATCAGAATCTTCGCGGTGGTCGTATCAGTAAGATCCAACAACCATTCGCTAACGAATTGATTCTAACAGTACGTAGCAATCGGAAAAATCGTCAACTTTTGTTATCGGCACACCCTAGTTATGCTCGAGTTCAAATTACTGACCAACCCTTTGCTAATCCGGCTAAACCTTCCACTTTTGTCATGTCTTTACGTAAATACATTACGAGTGCAATCGTGCAAGATTTTCATCAATTAAATAATGACCGTGTCGTCATGATCGATTTATCGGCCAAAAATGAACTGGGTGATATCCACGATTATACTTTAATTACTGAAATCATGGCTCGTCACAGTAATATCTTCTTGATCAGCAAAGAAACTGGTAAAATCGTTGACTTAATCAAACGTGTTTCACCAGAAAACAATAGTTATCGAGGACTATTGCCGGGAGACGATTATAAGTTACCACCTGCTCAAAATAAGGTCAATCCGTTCACCACTAGTGAAACTGGTACCGGATTATCTGCTAGCGATCTCCGAGCTAAATTTGAAGGAATTGGTTTGGATACTTCAAAAGAATTAGCTGATTTTGTTGAAGCTGGACACAATTTAGCTGAATTTACAGATCTCTATCAAAATCAGATTCATCCTAATACAGCAAAATCTAACGATAAGAATAAACTAGGTTTCTTCCCTATTAGCTTTACAAATACTACTACTGAAGTTACAGCCTATCCTAGTCTAAGCGAATTGCTAGACAATTTTTATTTGGATAAGGCTCGATTGGATCGAATCGAACAACAGACTAAGAGTATCACTCACCGTTTAGATATTATTTTGAAAAAAGATAAATCCAAGATTAAAAAGCTCAATCAACAATTGAAAAAGACTGACGTCATGAGTAAGTATAATCTTTACGGTGAATTGCTAACGACTTACATGTCTAAAATCAAGCATGGTAGCAGTTCAATAACTTTGACTAATTATTACAACAACGAGGATGTCACGATCAAACTTAATCCTGAATATTCTCCCTCAATGAATGCTCAAAGCTATTATAAGAAGTATCGTAAGTTACAAAATTCTATTCCTCATATCAATGAACAATTAGAAATTACTACTAATGAAGTAAACTATCTAGAGTCGGTCTTGGCTTCCTTAGAATACGTTGATATTGAAGATGTTGACGGGATCGTTGAAGAGTTGATTTCTTCTGGGTATATTAAGAAAAAGCGTAAGAATGCTCGTAAAAAACGTAAGAAAAAGATTGGTGAAAATTTCCAAACTACTAATGGTATTGAAATTACCGTCGGTAAAAATAATTTGGAAAATGACCAATTAACGATGAAATTATCCCAAAAGAATCATTATTGGTTCCACGTTAAGAACATCCCTGGATCTCACGTTATTTTAAAGACTAGCACTCCGGATGAAGATTCTATTACTCAAGCTGCTGTCATTGCTGCATATTATTCCAAAGCTCGTGATTCCAGCAAGGTTCCAGTGGATTACGTTCAAATCAAACACATTAGAAAACCTAATGGTGCTAAACCTGGTTACGTAATCTTTGAAGGACAAAAAACTATCTTAGTTGATCCAGACCGTAAATTGGTCGAATCATTAAAAGAAAACTAA
- a CDS encoding site-specific integrase — MKQLVLPIKDTNILNEVKNTLLRNFKYGRRNYTIFQTGKATLLRVSDVMSLKYSDVFDEYDELRKNAYIHDKKTGKPNTLYLRPIKRDLLIYQKWLLENHINSEWLFPSMQRPNRHVSEKQFYKIMAKTGDLLGINYLGTHTMRKTGAYRVYIQSNYNIALVMRLLNHSSQQMTLAYLGLDQESREQMLDQVDFG, encoded by the coding sequence ATGAAACAGCTAGTTTTACCTATAAAAGATACAAATATCCTAAATGAAGTTAAAAATACGCTTCTGAGGAATTTTAAATATGGTCGTCGTAACTACACAATTTTTCAGACTGGCAAAGCAACTCTACTTCGAGTATCCGATGTTATGTCTTTGAAGTATAGTGATGTTTTTGACGAGTATGATGAATTACGAAAAAATGCTTATATCCACGATAAGAAAACTGGGAAACCGAATACTTTGTATTTGCGACCAATCAAACGCGATTTATTGATTTATCAAAAATGGCTTTTGGAAAATCACATTAATTCAGAATGGCTCTTCCCTTCAATGCAACGTCCTAATCGACACGTTTCGGAAAAGCAATTTTATAAGATTATGGCAAAGACCGGAGATTTATTAGGAATTAATTATTTGGGGACGCATACGATGAGAAAAACTGGAGCTTATCGTGTCTATATCCAATCTAATTACAATATTGCGTTAGTCATGCGTTTGTTGAATCATAGTAGTCAACAGATGACTCTAGCTTATTTAGGATTAGATCAGGAATCCCGTGAACAAATGCTTGATCAAGTTGACTTTGGATAA
- a CDS encoding ATP-binding cassette domain-containing protein: MDKKIEVRGGKVNNLKNINVDIPLNKFVAISGPSGSGKSSLAMGILYAEGSRRYLEALSTYTRRRISQSKRSDVQEVKHIPSAIALRQRPGVPSERSTVGSMSEIFNVIRLIFSRLGSTVCPNGHRIKPSLKIAQAMDLPGDRMGVITCPVCGVEFMAKSAEDFAFNSGGACVQCHGTGKIRELDESKLIGDESLTLDQGVVASWHLPGRNFMPTVAATLGVRTDVPYKDLTDKEKNIVLHGEKKQYSVDFRTSTGRVFHTDKTLYENAYEAVYDSLKTVKSERSINKINQFFHFSVCPTCHGTRLNPELLTQIVGKKNIAEVSDLTLGKLGDWEVQTKSELPQELQAMARVLFKNLHDTLQPLLDLGLDYLTLSRNGNTLSTGELQRIQLAKTLRTETTGVLYVLDEPSIGLHPDNVKGLINIFHKLIDQGNSLVVVDHEVDIINAADWVIEIGPGSGDAGGNVIAQGTPQELVHDKNSLIGPFISGKANIMHEKVPSKKNAADLTTNFEVKDYFNLHDISASIPGNKITAITGFSGAGKTSLILDSLVPAIESKKNKQALPKQVTKLDTKLTNVVSIDAKPVGKNTRSSLATYTTIMDNLRRMFADLPESKARKYTISNFSYNNKQGACEHCGGIGKISLDIQYLPDMVEVCPYCHGNRFKDEIQQIHWHGYSIVDLLNLSVKDALKIFESVPKIEKQLKLLDEIGLNYLHLGESTPELSGGEAQRLKLVNHLNGKQDKTMFVFDEPSVGLHPIDVQTLLGVMNKLKSEGATIIIITHDLDLMTNADYLIDLGPKGGAAGGKLMAAGDPSKLVENASSLTIDYLKEHFQKFNLE; this comes from the coding sequence ATGGATAAAAAAATTGAGGTTCGAGGAGGAAAGGTCAACAATTTAAAAAATATCAATGTTGACATCCCTTTGAATAAATTTGTGGCTATCTCTGGACCATCCGGATCGGGGAAAAGCTCGTTAGCTATGGGTATCTTGTACGCTGAGGGTTCGAGAAGATACCTAGAAGCTTTATCAACTTATACGAGAAGACGAATTAGCCAAAGTAAACGTTCAGATGTCCAAGAAGTTAAGCACATTCCTTCAGCAATCGCTTTACGTCAGCGTCCTGGAGTTCCTTCCGAAAGATCGACTGTTGGTTCGATGAGTGAAATTTTTAATGTTATTAGATTGATTTTTTCACGTTTAGGATCAACGGTTTGTCCAAATGGTCACCGAATAAAACCTAGTCTTAAAATAGCTCAAGCGATGGATTTACCGGGAGACCGTATGGGAGTGATTACTTGTCCCGTCTGTGGTGTTGAATTCATGGCCAAGTCAGCCGAAGATTTCGCCTTTAATTCTGGTGGTGCCTGTGTGCAATGTCATGGTACTGGTAAAATTCGTGAATTAGATGAAAGTAAATTAATCGGCGATGAGTCATTAACACTTGATCAAGGAGTGGTTGCTTCATGGCACCTTCCTGGAAGAAATTTCATGCCAACTGTTGCAGCAACTCTAGGAGTCCGGACTGATGTTCCTTATAAAGATTTAACTGATAAAGAAAAAAATATCGTTTTACACGGTGAAAAGAAACAATATTCGGTTGACTTCAGGACTTCGACCGGTCGTGTTTTTCACACTGATAAAACACTGTATGAGAACGCCTATGAAGCAGTTTATGACTCTTTAAAGACTGTTAAAAGTGAACGTTCTATCAATAAAATTAATCAATTTTTCCATTTTTCAGTATGTCCAACTTGTCACGGAACACGTTTGAATCCTGAATTATTAACACAAATCGTCGGCAAGAAGAATATTGCTGAAGTATCTGATTTAACCCTAGGTAAACTTGGTGATTGGGAAGTACAGACAAAGTCAGAACTACCTCAAGAATTGCAAGCCATGGCTAGAGTACTTTTTAAGAATTTACATGATACCTTACAGCCACTGCTTGATTTAGGACTAGATTATTTGACCTTATCAAGAAATGGTAATACTTTGTCGACCGGTGAACTGCAACGAATTCAATTGGCAAAGACTTTAAGAACTGAAACAACTGGTGTTCTTTACGTTTTAGATGAACCATCAATTGGGCTACATCCTGATAACGTTAAAGGTTTGATCAATATTTTTCATAAATTGATTGATCAAGGGAACTCTTTAGTAGTCGTTGATCACGAAGTCGACATCATCAATGCTGCTGACTGGGTGATTGAAATTGGTCCGGGTTCTGGAGATGCCGGTGGAAATGTTATAGCTCAAGGCACGCCGCAAGAATTAGTTCATGATAAGAATTCGTTAATCGGTCCGTTTATTTCTGGAAAAGCAAATATTATGCATGAAAAGGTACCTTCAAAGAAAAATGCTGCAGATCTAACAACAAATTTCGAAGTTAAAGATTATTTCAATCTACACGATATCTCAGCTTCAATACCCGGAAATAAAATAACTGCTATTACTGGTTTTTCAGGAGCTGGAAAGACTAGCTTGATTTTGGATAGTTTAGTACCAGCTATTGAGAGTAAAAAGAACAAACAGGCATTACCCAAACAAGTTACAAAACTAGATACCAAATTAACTAATGTTGTCAGCATCGATGCTAAACCAGTTGGTAAAAATACGCGATCAAGTTTAGCAACTTATACGACAATCATGGACAATTTAAGACGCATGTTTGCTGATTTGCCTGAATCTAAAGCTAGAAAATATACTATTTCGAACTTTTCCTATAATAATAAACAAGGTGCTTGCGAACATTGTGGTGGTATCGGAAAAATTTCCTTAGATATTCAGTATCTTCCAGATATGGTCGAAGTTTGTCCATACTGTCATGGCAATCGTTTCAAGGATGAGATCCAACAAATTCACTGGCACGGTTATTCCATTGTTGATTTACTCAATTTATCAGTTAAAGATGCATTAAAGATTTTTGAATCTGTTCCAAAAATTGAAAAACAATTAAAGCTATTGGACGAAATCGGACTAAATTACTTACATCTCGGTGAAAGCACTCCAGAATTATCTGGTGGGGAAGCTCAACGATTAAAGTTGGTTAATCATCTGAATGGCAAACAGGATAAGACTATGTTTGTTTTCGATGAACCATCTGTCGGTTTACATCCAATTGATGTTCAAACATTGCTCGGCGTCATGAATAAATTAAAATCAGAAGGAGCAACGATTATTATCATTACTCACGATTTAGATTTGATGACCAACGCTGATTACTTAATTGACTTAGGTCCAAAAGGTGGTGCCGCTGGTGGTAAATTAATGGCTGCCGGTGATCCAAGTAAATTAGTTGAAAATGCATCAAGTTTAACAATCGATTACTTAAAAGAACATTTCCAAAAATTTAATTTAGAATAA
- a CDS encoding DegV family protein, whose amino-acid sequence MKIAIVTDSTSYLPQEIVDKYHITVVPIEVVFNTKTYREDIDITTSEFYDLLQESPELPSTAQPSLGEMMNVYDKLAKEGYDTVISIHLASTISGFVNNLKSAAQTIDNINVVVYDSHITVRLMGYLAQEAARMAQENKPLDEIVARLDSLRASIGESFVVDDLKNLVKGGRLSNASAVIGTVLNIKPLLEFDNQTHAIVAYDKVRSMKKAKLKAEEKLANAMQEADYPLRLLVIDADDKEAGDRWAQELREKYPDNTLERSYFGPVIGAHLGKGALAIAWIRDFDKS is encoded by the coding sequence ATGAAAATAGCCATTGTAACTGATAGTACATCTTATTTGCCACAAGAAATAGTCGATAAATATCATATAACAGTTGTACCGATTGAGGTAGTATTTAATACTAAAACATATCGAGAAGACATCGATATTACTACATCTGAATTTTATGATTTATTACAAGAATCACCAGAATTACCTTCAACGGCTCAACCTTCTCTTGGTGAAATGATGAACGTATACGATAAATTGGCTAAAGAAGGCTATGATACCGTAATTTCGATTCATTTAGCAAGTACTATTTCTGGATTTGTTAATAATCTAAAAAGTGCTGCTCAAACTATCGACAATATTAATGTCGTGGTTTACGATTCACATATCACCGTTCGTTTAATGGGTTATTTGGCCCAAGAAGCTGCCAGAATGGCTCAAGAGAACAAACCATTGGATGAGATCGTCGCCCGTTTGGATTCATTGAGAGCATCAATTGGTGAGTCATTCGTTGTAGATGATTTAAAAAACTTAGTTAAAGGTGGCAGACTTTCCAATGCTTCTGCAGTAATTGGTACTGTCTTAAATATTAAACCTTTATTGGAATTTGACAACCAAACTCATGCAATTGTGGCTTATGATAAGGTTCGTTCCATGAAGAAAGCTAAATTAAAGGCTGAAGAAAAATTGGCTAATGCCATGCAAGAGGCTGATTATCCATTGAGATTATTAGTTATCGACGCTGACGATAAAGAAGCTGGAGACCGTTGGGCACAAGAGTTAAGGGAGAAATATCCTGATAACACTTTGGAACGTTCATACTTTGGACCTGTTATTGGAGCACATCTCGGTAAGGGAGCGCTTGCAATAGCTTGGATCAGGGATTTTGATAAATCATAA
- a CDS encoding carbamoyl phosphate synthase small subunit, with amino-acid sequence MKRYLILEDGTVFPGDGFGSSIITTGQLVISNNRTGIEQSVTDPNTEGQIIAFTIPSIGNSGINRDFYESINSQCKGVVIGSSSLSTVNNSISFEKWITSLKIPGIKNVDVRALSKHIAEHGEMKASIMDTHDEHAIDQIKALVLPPDLVKRVSTRQSYPNPNIGLKIVIIDLGLKYSILRQLSYRDCNSIIVNYNATIEEIENLHPDGIIFSNGPGDPKDLPKTIERIQILQKDYPILGIGLGSLLIALANDCQITHLPQPHHESSLAVKEVASGKIDFVNHNHSYTLDQKYIGSSDFIVTNICVADGTIEGIRHEYLPIMGVLFEPEAAPGPTDGYYVFDEFIDLIESVKQQEGIRSQWN; translated from the coding sequence ATGAAACGTTATTTAATTTTAGAAGATGGAACAGTTTTTCCTGGAGATGGTTTCGGTTCTTCTATTATTACTACTGGTCAACTAGTGATATCAAATAATCGTACGGGGATTGAGCAATCGGTAACTGATCCTAACACTGAGGGCCAAATTATCGCTTTTACAATTCCTTCTATAGGTAACTCAGGAATTAATCGTGATTTCTATGAATCAATCAATTCACAATGTAAAGGGGTCGTGATTGGCTCCTCTAGTTTGTCGACGGTTAATAATTCTATTTCGTTTGAAAAATGGATTACTAGTTTGAAAATACCTGGTATTAAAAACGTTGATGTGAGGGCTTTATCAAAGCATATTGCTGAACATGGCGAGATGAAAGCTAGTATCATGGATACACACGATGAACATGCAATCGACCAGATCAAGGCTTTAGTGCTGCCACCAGATTTAGTCAAAAGAGTTTCAACTAGACAATCGTATCCTAATCCTAATATAGGGCTAAAAATCGTTATCATAGATCTTGGTTTGAAGTATTCAATCTTGAGACAATTATCTTATCGAGATTGTAATTCGATTATTGTGAATTATAATGCGACGATTGAAGAAATTGAAAATCTGCATCCGGATGGGATTATTTTCTCTAATGGTCCTGGAGATCCTAAAGATTTACCTAAAACAATCGAACGAATTCAAATTCTGCAAAAAGATTATCCAATTTTAGGAATCGGTTTAGGCAGTCTATTGATTGCCTTAGCTAACGATTGTCAAATAACTCACTTACCACAGCCACATCATGAATCTTCTTTAGCAGTGAAGGAAGTAGCCAGTGGCAAAATTGATTTTGTCAATCATAATCATTCTTATACGCTAGATCAGAAGTACATTGGTAGTTCTGATTTTATTGTGACTAATATTTGTGTTGCGGACGGTACTATCGAAGGAATTCGTCATGAGTATTTGCCAATCATGGGGGTTTTGTTTGAACCGGAAGCTGCTCCTGGACCAACTGACGGCTATTATGTATTTGACGAATTTATCGATTTAATTGAATCAGTCAAGCAACAGGAGGGAATTAGAAGTCAATGGAATTAG